A stretch of the Porifericola rhodea genome encodes the following:
- a CDS encoding nucleotidyltransferase domain-containing protein: protein MKKNIINKLKAIEKEYQVKILHACEAGSRAWGFPSPDSDYDVRFIYRKQTDAYLSLFKKSDVINPEINGDFDAGGWDIDKSLLLLAKSNVPLMEWIYSPLVYFMDQDFLEKLRGLAKLHFAPPAAFYHYQSMAKKYHALCDADRYRLKDLFYALRTSLAAHWVFKYQTFPPVNFTEMLKSLSLPSEVLEGINELRVLKSVKEESYQHPSSKRLLTFLEELIESNEQASKALVSPEKDMHLLDSFFRETVKSD, encoded by the coding sequence ATGAAAAAGAATATCATTAATAAATTGAAAGCTATTGAGAAGGAATACCAAGTAAAGATCCTGCACGCCTGCGAGGCAGGTTCTCGTGCCTGGGGATTTCCTTCTCCTGATAGTGATTACGATGTCCGTTTCATTTACAGGAAACAGACGGATGCTTATCTCTCACTTTTCAAAAAGAGTGATGTGATCAATCCTGAGATAAACGGAGACTTTGATGCCGGTGGGTGGGACATTGACAAAAGCCTGTTACTATTGGCCAAGTCTAATGTCCCGCTGATGGAGTGGATATATTCTCCATTGGTGTATTTTATGGATCAGGATTTTCTTGAAAAGCTTAGAGGCTTAGCGAAACTTCATTTCGCTCCTCCTGCGGCTTTCTATCATTATCAAAGTATGGCTAAAAAATACCATGCACTTTGTGATGCGGATAGGTATCGGCTGAAGGATCTTTTTTATGCTTTGAGAACATCTCTGGCAGCGCATTGGGTGTTTAAGTACCAGACTTTTCCACCCGTTAATTTCACTGAAATGCTCAAAAGCTTATCCTTACCTTCTGAGGTTTTAGAAGGAATTAATGAACTGAGAGTTTTGAAGTCAGTGAAAGAAGAATCTTATCAGCATCCATCCAGTAAAAGACTATTGACTTTTCTTGAGGAGCTTATTGAAAGTAATGAGCAAGCGAGTAAAGCATTAGTTTCTCCTGAAAAGGATATGCATTTGCTGGATAGTTTTTTTAGAGAAACGGTAAAATCAGATTGA
- a CDS encoding nucleotidyltransferase domain-containing protein codes for MTIEEMKERGLLLLECISGSKAYGLATAESDTDIRGVFYLSKEQFYGMNYIPQLSNESNDIVYYELGKFIELLAKNNPNILELLKTPEDCILYKHPLMEQIREEIFLSRLCQQTFGNYAMTQVKKARGLNKKILNPVEKERKSVLDFCYVVQGQGSVPVKDFLTKHQMKQEDCGLSSIAHMREVYGLYHDPKQSYKGIVQSEKANDISLSSIPKEARPVAIMSFNKSGYSSYCRDYREYWEWVEKRNDARYQNTLSHGKNYDAKNMMHTFRLLAMAEEIGKEGTVRVRRPERDFLLNIKKGAFDYEALVEQAEQRINEIEEIYQQSPLPVAPDLKKVEALLVRMRRELY; via the coding sequence ATGACAATAGAGGAAATGAAGGAAAGAGGCTTACTGCTGCTGGAATGTATCAGCGGCAGTAAAGCCTATGGCCTGGCTACCGCTGAGTCGGATACCGATATCCGGGGTGTGTTTTATCTGTCTAAAGAACAGTTTTACGGCATGAACTATATCCCTCAGTTGAGTAATGAAAGTAATGATATCGTATACTATGAGTTAGGAAAATTTATAGAACTGCTGGCGAAGAATAATCCTAATATTCTGGAATTGCTCAAAACTCCTGAAGACTGCATACTTTATAAACACCCCCTGATGGAGCAGATCAGGGAAGAGATATTTCTTTCCCGTTTGTGTCAGCAGACCTTTGGTAACTATGCCATGACGCAGGTAAAGAAAGCTAGAGGCCTGAATAAGAAGATTCTTAACCCGGTAGAAAAAGAAAGGAAATCCGTACTTGATTTTTGCTATGTCGTGCAGGGGCAGGGATCAGTGCCAGTGAAGGATTTTCTCACTAAACACCAGATGAAGCAGGAGGATTGTGGTTTATCCAGCATTGCGCATATGAGAGAAGTGTATGGATTGTATCATGATCCGAAGCAGTCTTATAAGGGTATAGTCCAGAGTGAAAAAGCCAATGATATCTCTTTGAGCTCAATTCCCAAAGAAGCTAGGCCCGTAGCCATCATGTCCTTCAATAAGTCAGGCTATTCTTCTTATTGCAGAGATTACAGAGAATACTGGGAGTGGGTAGAAAAGCGAAATGATGCCCGCTATCAGAATACGCTTTCACACGGTAAGAACTACGATGCCAAAAACATGATGCATACATTCCGGTTACTGGCGATGGCAGAAGAAATCGGCAAAGAAGGTACGGTCAGAGTTAGGCGACCCGAACGCGATTTCTTACTGAACATCAAAAAAGGGGCTTTTGACTATGAAGCATTGGTAGAACAGGCAGAGCAGAGAATCAACGAAATAGAAGAGATCTATCAGCAGTCTCCCTTACCAGTGGCTCCTGATTTGAAGAAGGTTGAAGCTTTGTTGGTGAGAATGAGAAGGGAGTTATACTAA
- a CDS encoding PD-(D/E)XK nuclease family protein — MNIQNLLDRVSTIKFKYDKLLERDALDFNIFQALQIGHRETTLHSRFLSFLLNPHAEHLQNDTFLRLFLKELEIQDFNSSDAIVITENYFFHENGEKGYIDIIVKEKGNSPRMIIIENKIWAEDQHRQLDRYYEFGLKFTNDKDKLHLFYLTLTGYESSEKSAQLADYKLCSYESDIKNWINNCIKEVALIPSLRESLSQYSQLIDHLTNKPTNMDYINEIKEALKQDDNYQFIGDIETSILELKIELQVKFWETLINAFEDHDFSIYKYGMADDDVLTSVKKWHYQSRNNRDYGVEVYLTDIEDMQIYLCFTIIDSIGSYITLYDENDNDVIEKGKSKIESILRQLNYEFYSEGGYPVWKENILSVLNFKNPSKKEYALLQEEEMERLTNNFVEEVISFKNQLKRKIN; from the coding sequence ATGAATATCCAGAATCTTTTAGACAGAGTCTCAACTATCAAGTTTAAATATGATAAGTTGTTAGAAAGAGATGCTTTAGACTTTAATATCTTCCAAGCATTACAAATTGGGCATAGAGAAACCACTTTGCATTCTAGGTTCTTATCATTCCTTTTGAATCCACATGCCGAACATTTACAGAATGATACCTTTTTAAGGCTTTTTCTTAAAGAGTTAGAAATTCAGGATTTTAACTCTAGTGATGCTATTGTAATTACCGAAAATTATTTTTTTCATGAAAATGGTGAAAAGGGGTATATCGATATTATTGTCAAAGAAAAAGGAAACTCTCCTAGAATGATAATTATTGAAAATAAGATTTGGGCAGAAGATCAGCATCGGCAATTAGATAGGTATTATGAATTTGGCTTAAAGTTTACAAATGATAAAGATAAGCTTCATTTGTTCTACCTGACTCTTACTGGATATGAGTCCTCAGAGAAAAGCGCTCAATTAGCTGATTATAAATTATGTTCATACGAAAGTGATATCAAAAATTGGATAAACAATTGTATCAAAGAAGTTGCTCTAATTCCAAGTTTAAGAGAATCCTTATCACAGTATTCACAACTGATAGATCATTTAACCAATAAACCAACTAATATGGATTACATCAATGAAATAAAAGAAGCGTTAAAGCAAGATGATAATTATCAGTTTATTGGAGACATTGAAACATCTATTCTGGAGTTAAAGATTGAACTTCAGGTAAAATTTTGGGAGACATTAATAAACGCTTTTGAAGACCATGACTTCTCCATTTACAAGTATGGTATGGCTGATGATGATGTGCTCACTTCAGTTAAAAAGTGGCATTATCAAAGTAGAAATAATAGAGATTACGGAGTAGAAGTATATCTTACAGATATTGAGGACATGCAGATATATTTGTGCTTTACAATAATTGACTCGATAGGAAGCTATATCACCTTATATGATGAAAATGATAATGATGTTATCGAAAAAGGAAAAAGTAAAATTGAGTCTATTTTGAGACAGCTAAACTATGAATTTTATTCAGAGGGTGGTTATCCTGTTTGGAAAGAAAATATCCTTAGTGTATTGAACTTTAAAAATCCTTCCAAAAAAGAGTATGCCTTATTACAAGAAGAAGAAATGGAGAGATTAACTAATAATTTTGTGGAAGAGGTGATAAGCTTTAAAAACCAGTTAAAAAGAAAAATTAACTAG